A single window of Flavobacterium sp. 140616W15 DNA harbors:
- a CDS encoding alpha/beta hydrolase, translated as MKKIFLLVFVLFMNEIKSQTPYRIDTSYRVKNTYTKLIKKYPFITIAQVKENESINLIYNLVYDKEKTRALHLDAFINKNQKLNPAVVMIHGGGWKSGNKNQMQVLGQKIALKGYSCFAIEYRLSLEAKYPQAIYDVKNAIKFIKDNAKRLHVDPNKIVLLGCSSGGQMAALIGTTNNDPTFEDTLNKSKSTAAVNAIIDIDGILAFKHPESEEGEMAALWLNGTYEENPKNWENASALTHANKNTPPILFINSSFNRFHAGRDDMIAILNQNKIYNEVKTIQNSPHSFWFFNPWFEETVQYTTEFLATIFK; from the coding sequence ATGAAAAAGATATTTTTACTTGTTTTCGTTTTATTTATGAATGAGATTAAATCACAAACCCCCTATCGTATCGACACATCGTATAGAGTAAAAAACACGTATACCAAATTAATTAAAAAATATCCTTTTATAACAATTGCTCAGGTAAAAGAGAATGAAAGTATTAATCTCATTTATAATTTAGTTTATGATAAAGAGAAAACGAGAGCATTACATTTGGATGCTTTTATTAATAAAAATCAAAAATTAAATCCAGCTGTAGTCATGATTCATGGCGGAGGTTGGAAATCAGGAAATAAAAATCAAATGCAAGTTTTAGGACAAAAAATAGCCTTGAAAGGATATTCTTGTTTTGCAATAGAATACAGATTATCGCTTGAAGCAAAATATCCTCAGGCAATTTATGATGTGAAAAATGCGATAAAATTTATAAAAGATAATGCAAAAAGATTGCATGTAGATCCAAACAAAATTGTTCTTTTAGGATGCTCCTCAGGAGGTCAAATGGCCGCTTTGATTGGTACAACAAACAATGATCCGACTTTTGAAGACACTTTAAATAAAAGTAAATCAACGGCCGCAGTAAATGCAATTATCGATATAGATGGAATTTTAGCTTTTAAACATCCAGAATCTGAAGAAGGAGAAATGGCAGCACTTTGGTTAAATGGTACTTATGAAGAAAATCCTAAAAATTGGGAAAATGCTTCGGCACTAACACACGCCAATAAAAACACACCGCCAATACTATTTATCAATAGTAGTTTCAATAGATTTCATGCAGGAAGAGATGATATGATTGCCATTTTAAATCAGAATAAAATATATAATGAGGTAAAAACAATTCAAAACTCACCTCATTCATTTTGGTTCTTTAATCCATGGTTTGAAGAAACAGTACAATACACAACAGAATTTTTAGCTACAATATTTAAATAA
- a CDS encoding RagB/SusD family nutrient uptake outer membrane protein: protein MKKIIVSLSIALLALSSCSDYIEEENLSYAENTEYLKASGFESLINANYSQLREIYGGEPWLFVAGTDLYAEGRNTEPIGVSQYTQLTSSSPNVDYLYKECYKAIQRANTAIYYSALTEKTTTLNSRIGEIKFLRANAYFLLVQTYGGVTLDTEYHLSPVVSFNRNTAEEVYTFIIKELEESLSLLPTGAYTGRVTKRASQDLLAKVYLTRAYEKFGATGDFATAAKYADDAIAGEPLTLTYAALWLPTKLAADINKETIFSAQFSAASNTSPAQTTGGLPGTQITGNGQASYFSSYLGGSEVSGKAPYRTYNLLPTDYAIGLYEKGDTRWEGTFMTQTYTRYYDYYDVANKTGLAVTHFYVPKWMTDAELATYKLANPKTTIHLYGTYGAAKGLSSDYQTIPVRKFDDPIAPFATSATTPRTSTRDFVISRLGETYLIAAEAYLHTNPSTGLDRLNEVRRRAGVANATAAQFTIDYILDERAREMLGEYTRWFDLKRTGKLIERASLYNYNIKASNFDGANGEKKILRPIPQEALDLNQNKSYPQNPAYN from the coding sequence ATGAAAAAAATAATAGTAAGCTTATCAATAGCATTATTAGCACTTAGTTCTTGTAGTGATTATATAGAAGAAGAAAACCTTTCTTATGCCGAAAATACAGAATACCTTAAAGCATCTGGCTTTGAATCTCTAATCAATGCAAATTATTCTCAATTAAGAGAAATATACGGTGGAGAGCCATGGCTATTTGTTGCTGGTACCGATTTATATGCCGAAGGAAGAAATACTGAACCAATAGGAGTAAGCCAATACACGCAGTTAACGTCTTCATCGCCAAATGTAGATTATCTTTATAAAGAGTGTTATAAAGCAATTCAAAGAGCAAATACCGCAATTTATTATAGTGCATTAACAGAGAAAACGACAACTCTAAATTCTCGTATTGGAGAAATAAAATTTCTAAGAGCAAATGCCTATTTTTTATTAGTACAGACCTATGGAGGTGTAACTTTGGATACCGAATATCATTTATCCCCAGTAGTTTCTTTTAATAGAAATACTGCTGAAGAAGTATATACTTTTATAATTAAAGAACTCGAAGAGTCTTTATCATTGTTACCAACAGGTGCTTACACAGGGCGAGTAACAAAAAGGGCATCACAAGATTTATTAGCAAAAGTATATTTAACAAGAGCATACGAAAAGTTTGGTGCCACAGGCGATTTTGCAACAGCGGCCAAATATGCAGATGATGCAATTGCTGGAGAGCCCCTAACGCTTACTTACGCCGCTTTATGGTTACCAACTAAGCTAGCTGCAGATATTAACAAGGAAACCATTTTTTCGGCTCAGTTTAGTGCAGCTTCAAATACCTCACCAGCACAAACTACAGGAGGGTTACCAGGAACTCAAATTACAGGTAATGGCCAGGCAAGTTATTTCAGCTCTTATTTAGGAGGTTCAGAAGTATCAGGTAAAGCACCTTATCGAACTTATAATTTATTGCCAACAGATTATGCAATCGGATTATATGAAAAAGGAGATACCCGTTGGGAGGGAACTTTTATGACACAAACTTATACCAGATATTACGATTATTATGATGTAGCTAATAAAACAGGTTTAGCTGTAACTCATTTTTATGTACCTAAATGGATGACAGACGCAGAGTTAGCAACTTATAAACTAGCAAATCCTAAAACCACTATCCACTTATACGGAACTTATGGTGCAGCCAAAGGTTTAAGCAGTGATTATCAAACGATACCAGTGCGCAAATTTGATGATCCGATAGCGCCATTTGCGACAAGTGCAACAACCCCTAGAACAAGTACCCGTGACTTTGTAATTTCTAGATTAGGAGAAACATATTTAATTGCAGCTGAAGCTTATTTACATACAAATCCAAGTACAGGATTGGACAGACTTAATGAAGTCAGAAGAAGAGCGGGAGTGGCAAATGCAACTGCAGCACAATTTACGATAGACTATATTCTTGACGAAAGAGCAAGAGAAATGTTAGGAGAGTACACACGTTGGTTCGATTTGAAACGTACAGGAAAATTAATAGAAAGAGCATCGCTTTACAATTACAATATTAAAGCAAGTAATTTTGATGGAGCAAATGGTGAAAAGAAAATTTTAAGACCAATTCCACAAGAAGCTTTGGATTTGAATCAGAATAAATCATATCCACAAAATCCAGCTTATAATTAG
- a CDS encoding TonB-dependent receptor, translating into MNIKQLSKKKIKYNLVFLFFLNFLLSNIMTAQSTVIEGKVTDAAGLSLPGVNILEKGTKNGASTDFEGSFKINVTNSKATLVFSYLGFQTQEVSVAGKNRINISLIEDTNSLKEVVVVGYGTVKKSDLTGSVGTLDAKTLTERNTTSVMESIQGNVAGVQISASTGRVGDPFTIAIRGKSTMSGDAAPLFIVDGVPTDGIDFLNPQDIARIDILKDASSTAIYGSRGTNGVVIVTTKSGSNIKSSMTVSFDSYIGGKEVARLPEMMDGQKWWLYHQSAYLPTAKKDPITGTVTAATLNATVIGSENPLLATRIANNDTFNWYNAVLKPGLQQNNYLSIAGRSDGGLSYTIGLGLQNETGNIQNESLDKYNFKVGLTHKINDKFTVGVNLNIARTEQELGSALAMQEAFRLSPFYKPYDENGNLIPLPGKPTNAAGAFLINKTSTYNPLLEIDNTTNEIKNWNGVGNLFVEYKPVSWLSLKSTYSAGLNQSKQGQAWGALTNTGVANRNLPSASLLETERFNYTWDNQFTINYKLNNDHAFTILGLQSLYSNTYNAMSASSSDQPFDVGYHNLGTGKQSTFLLGSSYDKFTMSSYAVRINYSYKDRYLLTLSDRWDGSSKFAEGRKWGSFPSAALAWRVIEEGFMKNQKVVSDLKARVSYGFTGNNKVASYSTLNKLEQQTYYDFNGTSANGFVQGSPSNKDLGWEKMRELNVGLDFGFLNNRITGSVDVYDRLSTDLLLQQKTATENGYAKTYPNNIGSVSNKGIEAMLTTKNINTDFVKWETTFVFSKNKNKIVSIYDKENDDVGNNLFIGQSIDAIYNYKFIGIWQADQKAEAALYGQSEGQARVEDLNGDGKITTADRQILGHSNPNWTGSITSKLTVGNFDLAASLITSQGVYVYSPFHANFTNTDDRGRQKLDINWYIPANDAGLPAQVSNDYPMAKNEGTYWNANGVGYYRDASFVKIKNIALGYTFNKSVIEKFKMKYLRFYVNVLNPFVFTHYDGYDPEWAGAGLGIGRVSSITYQIGMSIKF; encoded by the coding sequence ATGAACATTAAACAATTATCAAAGAAAAAAATAAAATACAATCTTGTATTTTTATTTTTCCTGAATTTTCTGTTGAGTAATATAATGACGGCTCAATCGACTGTAATAGAAGGAAAAGTTACTGATGCTGCTGGATTATCCCTGCCAGGAGTGAATATTCTAGAAAAAGGGACCAAAAATGGAGCCTCAACAGATTTTGAAGGAAGTTTTAAAATAAATGTAACAAATAGTAAAGCTACCTTAGTATTTAGCTATCTGGGTTTCCAAACCCAAGAAGTCAGTGTTGCAGGAAAAAACAGAATTAATATAAGTCTTATTGAAGACACAAATTCACTAAAAGAGGTTGTAGTAGTAGGATATGGAACTGTTAAGAAATCAGATCTTACAGGATCTGTAGGTACATTGGATGCTAAAACTTTGACAGAGAGAAACACAACAAGTGTTATGGAATCCATACAAGGAAACGTAGCTGGTGTTCAGATCAGTGCATCAACAGGTCGTGTTGGAGATCCATTTACAATTGCAATTCGCGGAAAAAGTACAATGAGTGGTGATGCAGCTCCATTATTTATAGTTGATGGTGTTCCTACAGATGGAATTGATTTCCTGAATCCGCAGGATATTGCCAGGATAGATATATTAAAAGACGCTTCATCTACAGCTATTTATGGATCTAGAGGGACAAATGGAGTTGTTATTGTTACCACCAAAAGCGGGAGTAATATAAAATCGAGTATGACAGTTTCTTTTGATTCTTATATTGGTGGAAAAGAAGTTGCGAGATTACCAGAAATGATGGATGGACAAAAATGGTGGCTATACCATCAATCGGCATATTTACCTACAGCAAAGAAAGACCCAATCACTGGAACAGTTACAGCAGCAACTTTAAACGCTACAGTAATTGGATCAGAAAACCCACTATTAGCTACAAGAATTGCAAATAATGATACTTTTAATTGGTACAACGCAGTATTAAAACCAGGTTTGCAACAAAATAATTATTTATCTATTGCTGGACGTTCAGATGGAGGTTTGTCATATACAATAGGATTAGGATTGCAAAATGAGACTGGAAATATTCAAAATGAATCATTAGATAAATACAATTTTAAAGTTGGTTTAACCCATAAGATAAATGATAAATTTACTGTAGGAGTAAATTTGAATATTGCAAGAACCGAACAAGAACTAGGTAGCGCACTTGCTATGCAAGAAGCATTTAGATTAAGTCCATTTTACAAACCGTATGATGAAAATGGAAATTTAATTCCGCTTCCTGGTAAGCCAACAAATGCAGCAGGAGCTTTTTTAATTAATAAAACAAGTACTTACAACCCATTGTTGGAAATTGATAACACAACCAATGAAATCAAAAATTGGAACGGTGTAGGAAATTTATTTGTAGAATATAAACCAGTTTCATGGCTGAGTCTTAAATCGACATATTCTGCGGGATTAAACCAGAGTAAACAAGGACAGGCATGGGGAGCTTTGACAAATACAGGAGTTGCAAATAGAAATTTACCATCGGCAAGCTTACTAGAAACAGAAAGGTTCAACTATACATGGGACAATCAGTTTACAATAAATTATAAATTAAATAATGATCACGCTTTTACAATTTTAGGACTTCAAAGTTTATATTCCAATACCTATAATGCTATGTCAGCTAGTTCTAGTGATCAGCCTTTTGATGTAGGATATCATAATTTAGGAACGGGAAAACAATCTACTTTTCTTTTAGGCTCTTCATATGATAAATTTACCATGTCATCTTATGCAGTACGTATAAATTATAGTTATAAAGATCGTTATTTATTGACTTTGTCAGACAGATGGGATGGATCATCAAAGTTTGCCGAAGGTCGTAAATGGGGATCATTTCCATCGGCTGCTCTTGCATGGAGAGTTATTGAAGAAGGCTTCATGAAAAATCAAAAAGTAGTTTCAGATTTAAAAGCCAGAGTAAGTTATGGTTTCACAGGAAATAATAAAGTAGCTTCTTATTCAACACTTAATAAATTAGAGCAACAAACTTATTACGATTTTAATGGTACATCTGCTAATGGTTTTGTACAGGGTTCGCCTAGTAATAAAGATTTGGGATGGGAAAAAATGAGAGAGCTAAATGTTGGATTGGATTTTGGATTTTTGAACAATAGAATTACTGGTAGTGTAGATGTTTATGACAGACTTTCAACAGATTTATTACTTCAACAAAAAACAGCAACTGAAAACGGTTATGCTAAGACCTATCCTAATAATATAGGTTCTGTAAGTAATAAAGGAATCGAAGCTATGCTAACAACCAAAAACATTAATACAGACTTTGTAAAATGGGAAACAACTTTCGTTTTTTCTAAAAATAAAAACAAAATTGTATCTATTTATGATAAAGAAAATGACGATGTTGGAAACAACTTGTTTATCGGACAATCTATTGATGCAATTTACAATTATAAGTTTATTGGTATATGGCAAGCAGATCAGAAAGCTGAGGCTGCATTGTATGGTCAATCTGAAGGACAAGCAAGAGTGGAGGATTTGAACGGTGATGGAAAAATTACTACAGCTGACAGGCAGATCTTAGGACATTCTAATCCAAACTGGACAGGAAGTATCACATCTAAGTTAACAGTTGGGAATTTTGACTTGGCTGCTTCATTAATTACAAGTCAAGGAGTTTATGTATATAGCCCATTTCACGCCAACTTTACAAATACCGACGACAGAGGTCGTCAAAAATTAGATATCAACTGGTATATTCCTGCAAATGATGCTGGTCTTCCTGCTCAGGTTTCTAACGATTATCCAATGGCAAAAAATGAAGGTACATATTGGAACGCCAATGGAGTTGGTTATTATAGAGATGCATCATTTGTTAAAATTAAAAATATAGCGTTAGGATACACATTTAACAAAAGCGTGATCGAAAAATTCAAAATGAAATACCTTCGTTTTTATGTAAATGTTTTAAATCCATTTGTATTTACTCATTATGATGGATATGATCCAGAGTGGGCAGGAGCAGGTTTGGGGATTGGTCGTGTATCATCAATTACCTATCAAATTGGTATGAGTATTAAATTTTAA
- a CDS encoding helix-turn-helix domain-containing protein, protein MERKVKYDYAFKLECVRLVIEKGYSSEAVSNEKSISESNIRRWVSFYRAYGTIGLLPRKNRVYSIDFKQKVLLSIDKDLLSLREARLKFNIPSDSIIIRWKRDFANFGLEGLSSKPKGRPRSMNFKRKQRKTDKPLTREEELLKELEYLRAENEILKKFNALVQAEQANQNKRLKP, encoded by the coding sequence ATGGAAAGAAAAGTCAAGTATGATTACGCATTCAAACTTGAATGTGTAAGGTTAGTTATCGAGAAAGGATACTCCAGTGAAGCGGTATCTAATGAAAAGAGTATTAGTGAGTCAAATATTCGTAGATGGGTTAGCTTTTACAGAGCATATGGAACAATCGGATTGTTACCACGGAAGAATCGTGTCTATTCCATTGATTTTAAACAAAAAGTATTACTATCAATAGATAAGGATTTATTATCACTAAGGGAAGCTCGTTTAAAATTTAACATTCCCTCAGACTCAATTATTATCAGATGGAAAAGAGATTTTGCTAACTTTGGTTTAGAGGGATTATCATCTAAACCTAAAGGAAGACCCAGATCTATGAATTTTAAGAGAAAACAGAGAAAAACAGACAAACCCTTAACTAGGGAAGAAGAACTTTTAAAGGAACTGGAGTATTTACGAGCTGAGAACGAAATTTTAAAAAAGTTCAACGCCTTAGTTCAAGCCGAACAAGCCAATCAAAACAAAAGGCTCAAACCATAA
- a CDS encoding DUF4957 domain-containing protein — MKIKYILKGLIATLLLALAVSSCESYNEGLLDGIGATREFSPIGISAVVRNQTAVELNWTVNESADHYVVEFSADDPDFKTIYKTVKVSPKELPIRVQLEGETVYSVRLKAVSKTGLEDSKWTIGKVTTLSEQIFLATQDGDVEANRVTLRWGANSNVTQIIVNPGAIKHDITPAEKASGIAIVEGLKGETLYTAELFNGSKKRGYFTFTTGIDIGTGILVKPEDDLSVKIADAAPGAVLVLMPGDYTAFKGTIAVNKPITIRGLYSFKKPLLHVNFNLGNGSSMLSLIDLDLNGDKTLSDVVKYNEAIVTYGSLLISGCVIHDFAKSLISSSLANTKVTSAIIENSIVTNVLTTGGDFIDFRIAHIGQITLKNSTFNNCASGRDFIRIDNAAGLTGTGLTTNILIDGCTIYNKSMTASNRILYVRFVSNATTIRNTLFVQTAAIYANQGATVAPTFVNNNYYNSGALYATAATPIKFDNSGNYTTLDPILANAAEGDFTVGNQTLKDNNIGDPRWFK, encoded by the coding sequence ATGAAAATAAAATATATACTAAAAGGATTAATAGCTACATTACTACTAGCATTAGCTGTTTCAAGCTGTGAAAGTTATAATGAAGGATTATTGGATGGAATAGGGGCAACAAGAGAATTCTCTCCTATAGGAATTAGTGCAGTAGTTAGAAATCAAACAGCAGTTGAATTAAATTGGACTGTAAACGAAAGTGCAGATCATTATGTTGTAGAATTCAGTGCAGATGATCCCGATTTCAAAACTATTTATAAAACAGTAAAAGTCAGTCCTAAAGAACTGCCTATTCGAGTACAATTAGAAGGAGAAACGGTTTACTCTGTACGTTTAAAAGCAGTAAGCAAAACAGGATTAGAAGATTCTAAATGGACAATTGGAAAAGTAACAACGCTATCGGAGCAAATTTTCTTAGCTACTCAAGATGGAGATGTGGAGGCAAATAGAGTAACATTGAGATGGGGAGCCAATAGTAACGTAACGCAAATTATTGTTAATCCAGGGGCGATTAAGCATGATATTACTCCAGCAGAAAAGGCGAGTGGAATAGCAATTGTTGAAGGATTGAAAGGAGAAACATTATATACCGCAGAGTTGTTTAATGGCTCTAAAAAAAGAGGTTATTTTACATTTACAACAGGAATTGATATAGGAACAGGAATTTTGGTAAAACCAGAAGATGATTTAAGTGTTAAAATTGCCGATGCAGCACCAGGAGCAGTATTAGTATTGATGCCAGGTGACTACACTGCTTTTAAAGGAACGATAGCTGTAAATAAGCCAATAACAATTAGAGGATTATACAGTTTTAAGAAACCATTATTACATGTGAATTTCAATTTAGGCAATGGATCTTCAATGTTGAGTTTAATTGACTTAGATTTAAATGGAGATAAAACTTTATCTGATGTTGTTAAATATAATGAGGCAATTGTGACTTATGGTTCGCTTTTAATAAGTGGATGTGTAATTCATGATTTTGCAAAGTCATTGATTTCTTCCAGTCTAGCTAATACAAAAGTTACTTCTGCTATAATTGAGAATTCTATTGTTACAAATGTACTAACTACAGGAGGTGATTTTATTGATTTTAGAATTGCTCATATTGGTCAGATTACGTTAAAAAATAGTACGTTTAATAACTGTGCATCAGGGCGTGATTTTATTCGTATAGATAATGCCGCTGGATTAACAGGAACAGGATTAACAACTAATATATTAATTGATGGATGTACGATTTACAATAAGTCTATGACAGCTTCAAATAGAATTTTATATGTTCGTTTTGTTTCCAATGCAACAACTATTCGTAATACATTGTTTGTGCAAACGGCAGCAATCTATGCAAATCAAGGAGCAACAGTGGCTCCGACATTTGTAAATAATAATTACTATAATTCAGGAGCTCTTTATGCTACAGCGGCAACTCCTATAAAATTTGATAATTCAGGTAATTATACAACATTAGATCCTATACTGGCAAACGCGGCAGAAGGTGACTTTACAGTTGGAAATCAGACATTAAAAGATAATAATATTGGAGATCCACGATGGTTTAAATAG
- a CDS encoding RagB/SusD family nutrient uptake outer membrane protein encodes MKHKIIIAGLILASLFSACQEFSEEGLDAPGKSTLEEAEVFSNEGLTKSAVDGIKIAFADTNGHRGRFLPFYGFNTDVEWYNASESTSDDKPDLSIYDAKPNNGQMNVALTEGGGGNPWTSMYTGIERANMCIRGIRKYADPKPGTEFGYLLGEALTLRAVYYADLVKAHGDVPARFEPVNSETIYLAKSNRDVIYKQIIQDLGEAATLVPWPNESPATSSVERINKAFVKGLRARLALVASGFQQYPDGVRRSNDPELSVDKMYKLALDESRSVILSGKANLESSFETFWRKYNQENIAAGGESLWEIPFADGRGRMLYSFAVKHTDSDQFHKNGPNRGGTAGPLPFIFYDYDKSDSRRDVTCVPYIYGKPVNGIAKQELGALNKWCFGKYRYEWMKRLVTSTNDDGVNKIYMRYAEVLLIAAEAANELEGPAAAAPYLKEIRRRAFPAADHAQKVDNYISNLGGKTAMFNAIVDENKYEFTGEMERKQALIRWNLLKVKLDEAKQKMFDLQKHIGEYADVPTTLYYKYKADNVSLEIYGLNRGENVNPGADYTSFAWNVLTDSKINSIYKVGIDPNTRQFWPIWQMILDGSNGKLFNDYGY; translated from the coding sequence ATGAAACATAAAATAATAATAGCAGGATTGATTTTAGCAAGTCTTTTTAGTGCTTGTCAGGAATTTTCAGAAGAAGGTTTGGATGCTCCTGGAAAATCGACTTTAGAAGAAGCAGAAGTTTTTTCTAATGAAGGATTAACCAAAAGTGCAGTAGATGGAATCAAAATTGCATTTGCAGATACGAATGGGCATAGAGGTCGTTTTCTTCCTTTTTATGGATTTAATACAGATGTTGAGTGGTATAACGCTTCAGAATCAACCTCAGATGATAAACCTGATTTAAGTATTTATGATGCTAAGCCAAATAACGGTCAAATGAATGTAGCATTAACTGAGGGAGGAGGAGGTAATCCATGGACATCGATGTACACTGGAATTGAGCGTGCTAATATGTGCATACGTGGAATCCGTAAATATGCTGATCCAAAGCCGGGAACTGAATTCGGATATTTATTAGGAGAGGCTTTAACATTGCGTGCCGTTTATTATGCAGATTTGGTTAAGGCGCATGGTGATGTACCCGCACGTTTTGAGCCTGTAAATAGTGAGACAATATATTTAGCAAAATCAAATCGTGATGTAATTTACAAACAGATTATTCAGGATTTGGGAGAAGCCGCTACGTTAGTGCCATGGCCAAATGAAAGCCCGGCGACTAGTAGTGTAGAACGAATTAATAAAGCTTTTGTAAAAGGATTGCGTGCTCGTTTGGCATTGGTTGCTAGCGGATTCCAGCAATATCCTGATGGGGTGCGCAGAAGTAATGATCCTGAGCTTTCGGTTGACAAAATGTATAAACTAGCATTAGATGAATCACGTTCAGTAATCCTGAGTGGAAAAGCGAATTTGGAGTCTTCATTTGAAACTTTTTGGAGAAAATACAACCAAGAAAATATTGCTGCAGGAGGAGAGTCGCTTTGGGAAATTCCTTTCGCAGATGGTAGAGGAAGAATGTTATATAGTTTTGCTGTTAAACATACAGATAGTGATCAGTTTCATAAAAACGGGCCTAATCGTGGAGGTACGGCAGGACCGCTTCCTTTTATTTTTTATGATTACGATAAATCAGATAGCCGTAGAGATGTAACATGTGTTCCTTATATATATGGTAAACCAGTAAACGGAATTGCTAAACAAGAATTAGGAGCATTAAATAAATGGTGTTTTGGAAAATACCGTTACGAATGGATGAAACGTTTGGTTACTTCGACTAATGATGATGGTGTAAATAAAATTTACATGCGTTATGCCGAGGTACTTTTAATTGCCGCTGAAGCAGCTAATGAATTAGAAGGGCCCGCAGCCGCAGCACCTTATCTAAAAGAAATTCGCAGAAGAGCTTTTCCTGCTGCTGATCATGCCCAAAAAGTAGATAATTATATAAGTAATTTAGGAGGTAAAACAGCCATGTTTAATGCTATTGTAGATGAAAATAAATATGAGTTTACAGGAGAAATGGAACGTAAACAAGCGCTGATTCGTTGGAATTTACTAAAAGTGAAACTAGATGAAGCCAAACAAAAAATGTTTGATTTACAAAAACACATAGGAGAGTATGCTGATGTACCTACTACCTTGTATTATAAATATAAAGCGGATAATGTTAGTTTAGAAATTTACGGATTGAATCGTGGAGAAAATGTAAATCCGGGAGCAGATTATACCTCTTTTGCTTGGAATGTGCTTACAGATAGTAAGATAAATTCTATTTACAAAGTAGGAATCGATCCAAATACGAGACAATTTTGGCCAATATGGCAAATGATTCTTGATGGAAGCAACGGAAAGTTGTTCAATGATTATGGCTATTAA